One bacterium genomic window, GGAGCGCGGCGCGACGCCCGCCCGCGCCGAAAGCGCGCCGGCCACGCCGGCGGCGACGCCCGTGGCCATGGCCGTGCCCTGGTTGCGCGTGTAGACGTCGGCGTGGTGGTCGACGGAGAGGCAGCGTCCGGCGACGAGCAGCCCGTCGATCTCCCGCGGCACCAGCGCCCGGTAGGGGATCTCGTACACGAACATCTTCGCGACCATCTCCCGCGCCTCGGCGTCCTGCGGGCCGCCCTCTTTGCCGTCCGGCGGGTGGCCGCCCTGCTGGCGCGGGTTCTGCTGGTTCGCGTCCACGCCGACAACGTCGTCGTAGTGGCGTCCGGCCAGGATGTCCTCCTCGGTCATCAGGTACTCACCGCGGATCCGGCGCGTCTCCCGCACGCCGATCGTGTTCGCGGAATCCAGGATGAAGGAGCGTTCGAAGCCGGGCACGCGCGCCCGCGCCCAGGCGGCCAGGCGGATCATCTGGTGGCGCGTCTCGATCTCCGCGCGCGACAGGTCCTCGGCGTTGGTGCCGTCCACGCCGTAGACCCGGGTGGCGTTCACGGTGAGCACTCCCCGGTCGGGCAGGACCGACTCGACGCGGAAGTAGTAGCAGTCCGGCCACAGTTCGCCCCGCGCCTTTGCCTCCTCGACCATCTTGAAGAATCCGAAGATCCGGATCATCTGGTGCTCGAGGTCGAGCATGCACTGCAGGGGATCGGGCGAGAAGTCGTCCGGATGTAACCGCACGTACTCGACGAGTCGCGGGACGTCCACGCCGCCCATGCGGAAGATCAGCGTCATCGGCCGCATCTTGCCGTCCCGCTCGCGGCCCTTGATGTAGGGAGCGCCCGCCCGCGCCGCGATGTCGCCGTCCCCGCTGGCGTCCACGGTGACCCGGCTCAGAATCGCTTGACGCCCGGATTTGTTCTCGGCGACGATACCCCGCAGATCGCGGCCGTCCAAGACCACGTCGCTCACAAAGGTGTGGAGCAGCACGCGGGCGCCGGCCTCGGCCAGCATCTCGAGGGCCGTTACTTTGTACAGTTCCGGATCGTAGACGACGAACTCGCCGGGAATCGCGCCGCCGCGCCCGATGAGCCGGTCGAAAAGCTCCCGGATGAGACCGCGAGAGGCCGCGTAAGGGACGTAGAACAGGTTCATCATCGCCGCCGTGCCGGTGCCGCCGAGCGAGCCAAAACGTTCGACGAGCAGCGTTCTGGCGCCGGTCCGCCCGGCGGCGAGCGCCGCCATCACGCCCGCGATGCCGCCGCCGACGACGAGGACGTCGGCATCGTGCGCGACCGGGAGATCTCGGGCTTCTTCGGCCACCCGTCCCGATGCCACAGTCCGTGCTGGCAAGCGCCCGCACCTCCGAGACGATGGCCGCCGAGGCGACCGCCCGGCCGCCGAGGCAGAGGCCGAGCAATCTGCCGTGACGGCGGGGCGAATGTCTGATCTGATCGGATACGCTGTGGGCCTGACGTTTCGGGCCGCCGCCCGGGAATTCCTGTCAAATCGGTTTGACAAATGGGTCCGCTGTCCCCACAATGGGTGCGTGCGGCGTCTTCGCGTTGCGGTGCGGGGCTAAGCCGTGGCCCGGGTGGCGGCACGCAAGAATAAGGTCGCGCCGGGGCGACGAGCACGGCTCAACCGCCGGGCGCACGCCGCCAGCAGCCTGCGCGATGTCGCCCGGCTGGCGGGGGTATCCCTTCCCACCGCCTCCCAGGCGCTCAACGGCCGGGCCCGCGTCAGCACCATCACCCGTAAGCGCGTCCGCGACGCGGCCCGGCGGCTCCGGTACACGCCGAACGCCGCGGCCCGGCGGCTCAAGTTGGGCCGCTCCAACTCCGTCGCGATCGTGCCGGGGCTCAACATGACCGGCATCTTCTCCGATCTCTTCTACCGGGCGGTCCTCGCCGGGGTGGGCAGCGTGTTCGAGGAGGTCGGCGTGCGCATGCTGATCGCACCGCCGCTGCGACCATCGTCCTCCGCGCCCCCGTTCGTCGAAATGGCGCAGGCGCGCGAGGTCGACGGCATCCTCGTCGCGGGCGTTGTCGAGGCGCGCTGGGTGCGCGCCGCGCTCGGAGCGGGCGTCCCCG contains:
- a CDS encoding FAD-dependent oxidoreductase — protein: MPARTVASGRVAEEARDLPVAHDADVLVVGGGIAGVMAALAAGRTGARTLLVERFGSLGGTGTAAMMNLFYVPYAASRGLIRELFDRLIGRGGAIPGEFVVYDPELYKVTALEMLAEAGARVLLHTFVSDVVLDGRDLRGIVAENKSGRQAILSRVTVDASGDGDIAARAGAPYIKGRERDGKMRPMTLIFRMGGVDVPRLVEYVRLHPDDFSPDPLQCMLDLEHQMIRIFGFFKMVEEAKARGELWPDCYYFRVESVLPDRGVLTVNATRVYGVDGTNAEDLSRAEIETRHQMIRLAAWARARVPGFERSFILDSANTIGVRETRRIRGEYLMTEEDILAGRHYDDVVGVDANQQNPRQQGGHPPDGKEGGPQDAEAREMVAKMFVYEIPYRALVPREIDGLLVAGRCLSVDHHADVYTRNQGTAMATGVAAGVAGALSARAGVAPRSVDIRAVQRELTRLGVDLELLRRLGPSPASLEV